Proteins encoded within one genomic window of Anastrepha ludens isolate Willacy chromosome 4, idAnaLude1.1, whole genome shotgun sequence:
- the LOC128860067 gene encoding T-cell immunomodulatory protein has protein sequence MQYYSEKSVKVAILLTLIALSRCSDITQQVFGDVKEGIVAAFGDFNSDELTDVFIIRDQMSTLEILYGAYTEPLLRHGPYCTYDDHEITSVVPGDFDGDALMDVLVTLRPKENGAENIYNVHVNWGGPDGINCSDVKNPILRTKGEPLALDFNRDMIIDLFGLDENGERAFWIFNTLRKTPEKRNQAPPGESGSSRDSIRIPNANAYLDFNDDFTADLIVQTNKSYEVWYGRTEDKKEDFSYNHSIDLSVIGNPDFTVGQAVFADFELEGVENIILPVCFRKDCSNSTVLVYDGKNFRDVHVNFKDPQGVLWGFVNPIESDVYLKTITARSGDFNMDGYPDLIVTLQTVGGPKHMQTFLLENVPCKMCSKPLKRTFEVKWSGLSPMGNETVAGAFYDFYQDGVLDVILIEKNKQGKYRPLAFRNTLDYDANFVKVIVLTGLINSKNPTQTTPLGRKRRTYGTNLPGPRITYSTTTQEGDKQQGSSVQLPQSAYFALQLPYTIFGLGRTPNFVDSLTVGLGSKSRTWTQVIPNSQIIVVPKPVSEPQYWKAQLFVTPSKLILMSVVALGGTCLVIVLIILVLYIKEKREDKQEKLQEAHRFHFDAM, from the exons ATGCAGTATTATAGTGAAAAGTCGGTCAAAGTGGCTATTCTGCTTACACTTATTGCATTAAGCAGATGCAGTGATATTACACAGCAAGTATTTGGTGATGTAAAAGAAGGCATTGTCGCTGCATTTGGCGATTTTAATTCGGACGAGTTGACAGATGTTTTTATAATAAGGGACCAAATGAGTACATTAGAGATTTTATATG GTGCTTATACGGAGCCTCTTCTACGACATGGACCTTATTGTACATATGATGATCATGAAATCACTAGTGTAGTACCAGGAGATTTTGATGGTGACGCATTGATGGATGTGCTTGTTACGTTACGTCCAAAAGAAAATGGggcagaaaatatttataatgtgCATGTAAACTGGGGTGGTCCAGATGGCATAAATTGCTCTGACGTGAAAAATCCAATTTTACGCACAAAAGGCGAACCTTTGGCACTTGATTTTAATCGTGATATGATTATTGATCTTTTTGGACTTGATGAAAATGGTGAACGCGCCTTTTGGATATTCAATACATTGCGAAAAACTCCAGAAAAACGCAATCAAGCACCACCAGGTGAATCAGGCTCATCTCGAGACTCTATTCGCATTCCCAACGCAAATGCTTATTTGGACTTCAATGACGACTTTACTGCTGATCTTATTGTGCAGACAAATAAAAGTTATGAGGTGTGGTATGGCCGCACTGAAGATAAAAAGGAAGACTTCAGCTATAATCATAGCATTGACTTGTCCGTCATTGGCAACCCCGATTTCACTGTCGGACAAGCCGTGTTCGCTGATTTTGAGTTAGAGGGGGTAGAGAATATTATCTTGCCTGTATGCTTTCGAAAAGATTGTTCCAATTCGACAGTTCTAGTGTATGATGGTAAAAATTTCCGCGATGTACATGTAAACTTTAAAGATCCTCAAGGTGTATTATGGGGGTTTGTGAACCCAATAGAATCAGATGTTTACCTGAAAACAATCACAGCACGCAGCGGAGACTTCAACATGGATGGTTATCCAGATTTGATTGTAACGCTACAAACAGTTGGCGGACCAAAGCATATGCAAACTTTCCTCTTAGAAAATGTGCCATGTAAAATGTGTAGCAAGCCCCTGAAGCGCACTTTTGAAGTGAAATGGAGCGGTTTAAGCCCAATGGGAAATGAAACTGTTGCAGGCGCATTCTATGATTTCTATCAAGATG GTGTCTTGGATGTAATACTTATTGAAAAAAACAAGCAAGGAAAATACCGTCCACTAGCATTCCGCAACACACTCGACTACGACGCGAACTTTGTCAAAGTTATCGTCCTTACTGGACTTATTAACAGCAAAAATCCTACCCAAACCACACCCCTAGGTAGAAAGCGACGAACTTATGGCACCAACTTACCGGGTCCACGTATTACCTATTCTACTACCACCCAGGAGGGTGATAAACAACAGGGTTCAAGCGTACAGCTTCCGCAATCTGCATACTTCGCACTGCAGTTGCCATACACAATTTTTGGACTGGGACGAACGCCCAATTTCGTAGACTCTCTCACAGTTGGTCTAGGCAGTAAATCACGCACTTGGACCCAGGTTATACCAAACTCACAAATAATCGTTGTGCCAAAACCCGTTAGTGAGCCCCAGTACTGGAAGGCACAACTTTTTGTAACACCCAGTAAATTGATTCTAATGAGTGTGGTGGCATTGGGTGGTACATGCCTGGTCATAGTGCTCATTATACTTGTTCTGTACATCAAGGAAAAGCGTGAGGATAAGCAGGAGAAGCTGCAGGAGGCGCATCGTTTCCATTTTGAtgcaatgtaa
- the LOC128860068 gene encoding ubiquitin-conjugating enzyme E2 R2, whose protein sequence is MSANTASTSNATGSSNTTTTTTMHSLPAASTSTPSRPAVRALALEYKSLQEEPVEGFRVKLLNEDNLFEWEVAIFGPPDTLYQGGYFKAHMKFPPDYPYSPPSIRFLTKVWHPNVYENGDLCISILHPPVDDPQSGELPCERWNPTQNVRTILLSVISLLNEPNTYSPANVDASVMYRRWRESQGKDNEYPSIIRKQAQAANADAIKEGIVVPMTLEDYCLKPTRKASTEPTLDTNFFDDDFDLETEDDLPTDEDDEDDDDYDLDEDNTKRKDNGTADESADDSGKGETS, encoded by the exons ATGTCTGCAAATACAGCATCTACGTCGAATGCGACGGGTTCGTCTAACACCACAACAACGACGACAATGCATAGTTTACCTGCCGCCAGCACTAGTACACCCAGCAGACCGGCGGTACGTGCCCTAGCTCTTGAATATAAGTCACTGCAAGAAGAACCTGTCGAGGGTTTCCGTGTAAAACTGCTTAACGAAGATAATCTCTTTGAATGGGAGGTGGCAATATTCGGACCGCCCGATACCCTCTATCAAGGCGGATATTTTAAAGCACATATGAAATTTCCACCAGATTATCCATATTCACCGCCATCTATACGCTTCCTCACAAAAGTTTGGCACCCAAATGTTTACGAAAATGGGGACCTATGCATTTCCATATTACATCCACCGGTGGACGATCCACAAAGCGGGGAATTGCCTTGTGAAAGATGGAATCCAACGCAAAATGTGCGCACTATATTGTTATCAGTTATATCGCTGCTGAATGAGCCGAACACATATTCTCCAGCCAACGTTGACGCATCTGTTATGTATCGGAGGTGGCGCGAATCGCag ggaAAGGATAATGAATATCCGAGCATTATACGAAAGCAGGCACAGGCTGCAAATGCCGATGCCATAAAAGAGGGCATAGTTGTGCCGATGACACTCGAGGATTATTGTCTTAAACCGACACGCAAAGCGTCCACAGAACCAACGCTGGACACGAATTTCTTTGACGATGATTTCGATCTCGAAACTGAAGATGATTTGCCAACCGACGAGGACGATGAGGATGACGATGATTATGACCTTGACGAAGACAACACGAAACGTAAAGACAATGGTACGGCGGATGAATCGGCTGATGATAGCGGCAAAGGTGAGACATCGTAA
- the LOC128860066 gene encoding general transcription factor IIH subunit 4, which translates to MSDTKAGRSGPTTSTYALIPKPANLQCMDLQEYLRTRAPDTLEKLYNYPTICLAVYRELPEIARQFVIRILFVEQPVPQAVVASWGSQHYAKEQAASAACLSELNVWRVTAIPGGLSAWELSPTFKKNLKIALLGGGKPWSMSHTLEKDSKPRDIAFLDTYAMARWRCVLHYMVGTGSSTKAQDSEGISPDAVRILLHANLMKRDERDGITITRQGFQFLLLDTQTQVWHFMLQYLDTCEERGLSLPECLSMLFQLSFSTLGRDYSSEGMSPKMLTFLQHLREFGLVFQRKRKEGRFYPTRLALNVTNKHAAVPAIISEEDKVQESGYIVVETNYRVYAYTDSPLQVAVLGLFTELLYRFPNLVVGVLTRDSVRQALRGGITADQIVSYLEQYSHPNMKLTESAIKTKSPLPPTVVDQIKLWELERNRFTYTEGVVYNQFLSQADFVTLRDYAQSINVLVHMNERTRTMVVTKNGHDDVKRFWKRYSKSGG; encoded by the exons atgtcGGATACAAAAGCTGGCCGGTCCGGTCCGACTACGTCCACATATGCGCTTATACCAAAGCCGGCTAATTTACAGTGTATGGATCTGCAGGAGTATCTGCGTACGAGAGCCCCAGATACTCtcgaaaaattgtataactATCCAACAATTTGCTTGGCGGTGTATAGAGAATTGCCAGAAATCGCTCGCCAATTTGTGATACGTATACTTTTCGTCGAACAACCAGTGCCTCAAGCCGTCGTCGCATCGTGGGGATCGCAGCATTATgcaaa agaACAAGCTGCTTCTGCGGCTTGCCTCAGTGAGCTCAACGTTTGGCGCGTGACTGCTATACCGGGTGGCCTGTCTGCCTGGGAGCTTAGTCCAACattcaaaaagaatttaaaaattgcttTGTTGGGAGGCGGTAAACCCTGGTCTATGTCGCATACGCTGGAAAAGGATTCTAAACCGCGTGATATTGCTTTCCTCGACACTTACGCCATGGCCCGTTGGCGCTGTGTACTTCACTACATGGTGGGCACCGGCAGCTCAACCAAAGCGCAAGACAGTGAAGGTATCAGCCCAGACGCAGTGCGTATTCTGCTTCACGCTAATCTCATGAAGCGAGACGAACGTGATGGAATTACAATTACACGACAAGGCTTTCAGTTTCTTTTACTTGATACTCAGACGCAGGTGTGGCATTTCATGCTGCAGTATTTGGACACTTGCGAGGAACGTGGTCTCTCGTTGCCTGAATGCCTCTCTATGTTGTTCCAACTAAGCTTCTCAACGCTAGGCCGCGACTACAGCTCGGAAGGCATGAGCCCGAAAATGCTCACGTTTTTGCAACATCTGCGAGAGTTCGGACTCGTATTTCAACGAAAACGAAAAGAAGGGCGGTTTTATCCAACACGTCTAGCACTGAATGTAACAAATAAGCATGCGGCAGTGCCTGCCATTATAAGCGAGGAAGATAAGGTGCAGGAGAGTGGTTATATTGTGGTGGAGACAAATTATCGCGTGTATGCATACACAGACTCGCCCTTGCAGGTTGCAGTGTTAGGCTTGTTTACAGAACTATTGTACCGGTTTCCTAACTTGGTAGTCGGTGTGTTGACACGCGACTCCGTTCGCCAAGCGCTGCGCGGTGGCATTACTGCGGATCAAATTGTTAGCTATTTGGAGCAATATTCGCATCCCAACATGAAATTGACCGAATCGGCAATTAAGACAAAGTCTCCACTTCCGCCGACTGTTGTCGATCAAATTAAGCTATGGGAGCTGGAACGTAATCGTTTCACCTACACAGAAGGTGTGGTCTACAATCAGTTCTTGTCACAGGCGGACTTTGTTACGCTACGTGACTATGCTCAATCAATTAACGTGCTGGTACACATGAATGAACGAACGCGTACAATGGTGGTCACCAAAAATGGGCATGACGATGTTAAACGATTCTGGAAACGTTACTCAAAGAGTGGTGGATAG
- the LOC128860063 gene encoding probable Ufm1-specific protease 2 codes for MLPKLKISAFLMKRLERIKQQCSGCLFGVLYGEGTLLLMGFNVESTIGHLNYEQIQFKFPAELDLCGLVKFGDCTDAEAHLTEILKDVDITDNPILLQCELGTLVGLRAYVFIHSKLEEVPYEVMEAEQLYHDFCFTRLKCSLDFYTQQTVEAVRREMHVLRKMLSGGSLAFCIESTKVYLTSSGAQGERITNESLINDLINAVSKVIRSTVENHGVEEKGNKKKGHSSSVPLASVFGALGCAYDILRINVLRCKTRERIGGNGEAVSNEAPPPAVSMCVKREEDKVCMTLEVEAMAMVCKTTKVNRLYDILIESICRSLRLFEQSMVERLQQPTETSELLRPSGYHFFPQEFGHFLSCSYLDGVSDDESTVQEKRKKLHRHFGLPVIRPYFRRANRCIFLNELDATTPLVNTHVGLRPSGIIDGKQYLVQGNYHYYHYLQQQIQDKGWGCAYRSLQTICSWFLLQGYTEKPVPTHREIQQYLVRIGDKPHNFVGSSQWIGSTEVSMCLQGFLNVDSRIQHVTSGADVATLASDLAMHFQTQGTPIMIGGGVLAHTIIGIDYCSQTGKVKFLILDPHYTGADELHTIQAKGWCGWKGGDFWDKKSYYNLCMPQRPIMF; via the exons atgctgcccaaactgaaaatatcggCATTTCTAATGAAG CGTCTAGAGCGGATCAAGCAGCAATGTAGTGGCTGCCTCTTCGGGGTACTCTATGGAGAAGGCACATTGCTACTTATGGGATTCAATGTCGAGTCTACAATTGGGCATCTGAATTATGAACAAATTCAATTTAAGTTTCCTGCCGAACTGGATTTGTGTGGGCTGGTGAAATTTGGAGACTGCACTGATGCAGAGGCGCACTTAACTGAAATATTAAAAGATGTGGATATTACAGATAATCCAATATTATTACAGTGCGAATTGGGTACACTTGTAGGACTGCGAGCATATGTTTTTATACACAGTAAGTTGGAGGAGGTGCCTTATGAAGTGATGGAAGCAGAACAGTTATACCATGACTTCTGCTTCACAAGACTTAAATGCAGCCTTGATTTTTACACACAACAAACTGTAGAG GCGGTACGACGTGAAATGCATGTGTTGCGTAAAATGCTCTCAGGCGGAAGCTTAGCTTTTTGTATAGAATCCACTAAAGTTTATCTGACTAGCTCAGGCGCCCAAGGTGAGCGAATAACTAATGAATCGCTAATAAACGATTTGATAAATGCAGTAAGTAAGGTCATTCGCAGTACTGTTGAAAATCATGGTGTAGAGGAAAAGGGTAACAAAAAGAAAGGGCACAGCTCGAGTGTACCGTTGGCAAGTGTCTTCGGAGCGTTGGGTTGCGCTTACGACATATTACGCATTAATGTGCTTCGTTGCAAAACACGCGAGCGTATTGGTGGGAACGGCGAAGCGGTAAGCAATGAAGCGCCACCGCCGGCGGTTTCTATGTGTGTCAAACGTGAAGAAGACAAAGTGTGCATGACATTGGAAGTGGAAGCAATGGCTATGGTGTGTAAAACCACGAAAGTAAATCGGCTGTACGACATACTTATCGAGAGTATATGTCGCTCTCTTCGATTGTTCGAGCAAAGCATGGTAGAGCGGTTGCAGCAGCCCACAGAAACATCAGAGCTACTCAGACCTTCTGGTTATCACTTCTTTCCTCAG GAATTTGGTCACTTTTTATCATGCTCCTACTTGGACGGCGTGTCTGATGATGAATCCACTGTAcaagaaaaacgcaaaaaactacACCGTCATTTTGGTTTACCCGTTATACGTCCTTATTTTCGACGTGCCAATCGCTGTATTTTCCTTAACGAGCTTGATGCCACAACACCTTTGGTAAACACACATGTGGGCTTGCGGCCAAGTGGCATAATCGACGGCAAGCAATATCTTGTACAGGGCAATTACCACTACTATCACTATCTGCAACAGCAAATCCAAGATAAGGGTTGGGGCTGCGCATACCGATCATTGCAGACGATTTGTTCTTGGTTCCTGCTGCAGGGCTACACAGAAAAGCCGGTGCCAACACATCGCGAAATTCAACAATATTTAGTACGTATAGGTGATAAGCCACATAATTTCGTCGGTTCCTCACAATGGATAGGCTCTACAGAGGTTAGCATGTGCCTTCAGGGATTTCTAAACGTCGACTCCAGAATACAACATGTCACTTCCGGTGCCGATGTCGCTACTCTTGCTTCCGATTTGGCTATGCATTTCCAAACACAAGGTACACCGATTATGATAGGTGGTGGTGTTTTGGCACACACCATTATCGGTATCGATTACTGTTCTCAGACAGGGAAAGTTAAGTTTCTGATTTTGGATCCTCATTATACGGGCGCCGATGAATTGCATACGATACAAGCGAAAGGTTGGTGTGGTTGGAAGGGCGGTGACTTTTGGGACAAGAAGAGCTACTACAATCTCTGTATGCCTCAGCGACCGATCATGTTCTAG